GCCACCAGATGCAGGATTTGCAGAACGACCTTCATCGGGCCAACAAGCAGCTGGACGAGAAGGACTTGCAGGTGCAGAAAATAGCCCGTGAAAAGAGGGAGCAGAGCCTGGAGCTGAATGATGCCTACAAGAAGATCGATGGCATCGAGGGTGGGTACTCCTAAaaagaacaagagagaacgctatagtcgggtgggtgtcccgactatctaataccgttactcagctagagGGAGTGCGACTGAAATGGAGATATAACATtttgatcgggcataactttttaacgaattgtccgattcaaaaaatttcttttacattttgataggtataaatatacacaacaaaattgcatttgtacttctccgaaatctttaaaggtgtgggcgccagacacattgtaaaatcgtttgtgggcgttagagggggcgtcccgctcagctgaaataaacttgcgctgcgtaggaagccccaGAATAattgtgggtaatcccaactttctcgcttttgtagtttccaagatctctcttttactctacgagtaacgggtagaaaaagaaaaaccattcCTCATTTTAAATGCATCTTTCCAGAATCCCTTGCCCAGAAAACAGAGCGATTAGAGTCCCTCCAAGTAGAACTGCAGCAAAAGCAGCTGGATTTCATCAACGTCAAGAAGCAAATGGAGAACATCCACTCGGAGAAGGTGATGCTGATGAAGACGATGGACATGTGCTCGCGGGATCGCTCCACGCTGCAGAACAATGCGACCAAGCTGACGCACCAGATCAACCAGATGACCAGCGCACTGGCGCTCAACGAGAAGGAGATCTCCTCGCTGGGCAACCAGATTGAGCAGCTGCACCGCACCgtgaagcagaagcagaacgAGATCCACGCCAAGGGTCGCTTGTTGGCCGGCACACGGAGCGATCTGCGGGAAATGAAGATCAGGGTGGAGCAGGCTCAGCACACGATTGACACCGATGAGAAGCGCTTCAAGCAGATGGCCTGTGCTTTGGACGAGGTGACCAAGGAGAAGAGTCTGGTGGGCCTGCAAATGGTCAGGAGGAATGATGAGGTGCATCTGCTGAGGGAGAAATTGGATATGATGCAGAAGGTCATCGATCGCGGGACGATGCAGTACAACCAGAGGCTGGAGGACATTCGATTGCTCAAGGTGGAGGTGGTGAATCTGCGTTCATCGCACGAGTGCATGCAACGTGAGGTGGGCAACAAGGCGGCCATGCGGCATGATGTGATCCGACTGGAGCGCCAGCTCAACCGGGAGAGGCTCAAAGTATCCGCCTACTCGGAGGAGCTGTCGCGCCCCTGTCGCATCCATCGCTGGCGAGTCCTGCTGGGCAAGGATCCGCGACATTTCGAGCTGATACGCAAGAATCAGCATCTGCTGAAGCGTAACATTCGATTGTCTGTAGAGAGGGAAAATAAGGCCAAGGAGTTGAAGGAGTTACTTCGCGTCCATGAGGAGTTCAAGCGGCAGATCAGGAACCTGCCCGATCCCAGTGTCCGCCAGAAGCTCTGCGTCCAGCAGCGCATCAATCGCCGCCAGATCCGCCAGCTGAAGGCCATGAAAGCCGAGCTTCGGATCAACGACATCGATCTCAAGGCCCGGGAAAACCTGATAGAGGGTTTCCAGAAACAGTTGCGCCTACAGCATCAAAAGAATCAAGAGTCCTTCATTGGTAGGAGGGATTTTAAGATTTACATCCCCAAGACCATCGATGATAAGTGCATGGATAACGTTTTCGACTTTACGTCCACCTGCGAGGATAAAGCTAATCCAAATGAGTGTTTGCCTTGACAAAGATTGGTTGTCACAGATCCACTATCTTTAAGGTATCTTTTACATCTttgaaacaattaaaaataggttattttgtaaaatatttatgcagtttttttattacatCTTACAGATATCATTAGTAGGAACTTATTGATGGTATTACCTAGAGTAAACTACTGACCATCTTGAAGCCAGCACCCAGAGTCCTTGGCAGTTGGGCGGGTGCCGAATAGCAATGCATTTGCTCCAGCAACTGACGCTCCTCCAGGAGCTTCTGCTTGTGCTTCTTCTCCTCCAGCAGTTGGGTTTTGGTCATCGCCAGATTAAGCCGCATCTCCTCCAGCTTCTCCTTTTCGGACTTTTCTTCTGCCTCCCTGGCACTTAGCTCGGCTTTTAGGACTTTCAGTTTGCGGTCCTTGGCGGATAAGTTGGCCTATGAAGAGGTAAGCAAGAGAGAACGGTATAGTCGGTATCTAGGCAGATGGAtacataaaattttgattgcgcataactttttaattaatggtccgatttaaaaaatttcttctacatttcgataggtataaatatacacaacaaaattgcatttatacttctcgtaaatctttaaagatgtgggcgccagacacagtttaaaatcgttagtgggcgactgtgggcgtggcgctcggctgaaataaacttgcgctgcgtaggaagcccaagaatatgtgtgggaaatctcagccttctagcttttgtagtttccgagatctcagcgttcatacggacagacagtcggacatggctatatcgagtCGGCtggtgaccctgatcaagaatagctgttacatacatttgcacgaatacaatatacccttttactctacgagtaacgggtataaaaatataagttaGCAGTATTTTATAATCCCCTCCTGACTCACCTTAACACTATTGAGCTCCGCTCGAACTTTATGGCTGGGTAGCTTAAGCATGAACTCCCTCAAAGCAGCGTAAAGCTGCTGGGCTTCGTTCAAGGCCCTTTCCTGCTCCAAGGCAGCCACGTTCTGCTGGAACAGCTGCCTGCGCAGGATACTAATGCGCCCCAGGAGATCCATCTTCTCTGGATCCTTGCCACTTAGAAGCCGCCAGCGATGGACATTCATCGGGGTGACCATCTCATCCTGCAGGGCACGCGCCTTGATCCGCTCCTGGTTGAGCATGCGGTGCATCTGGAGCAATTCCTGGCGCAAATCTGCGGCACTCTCCCTATCCGCCCGCAGGACATCCCGCTCCGTTCGCAGGTTCTTTATCTCCACGCCCATCAAGCGCATATCATCCTGACACTGGCTGCACTGCCTCTGCGTCTGATCGTAAACCGTTTGGAGGTTCTCCTGGCTGTGCTTCAGCCGCTCGTACTCCTCGTTGCGCTTGGTCAGCGCCGCACTGATGGCATTCTTCTCGTTCATCAGGTTGTCCACATCCTTGCGCAGCCGGGCCAGCTTTTGTTCGTCCTCCTGGAGAGACTTGGCATGCCGATCGTTCTCCTTGCGCTTGTCCAACAGCTCCGCCTTGGTGTGCTGCTGACCCAGCTGCGCGTGGCGGATATCGTTGCGCAGAAGGCGGCGCTCCTTCTCCATGCGATCGATCTGCAACTGCAGCTTGGACAGCTCGGCATCCCGGTAGCCGATTTTGGCCTTGAGCTTCTCGACAAGCGCCTGTAGGTTGACCAACTGGTCACGCAGCTTCTGTCGCTCCTCGTCGGCCAACTGGACACTGCGTTGAAGGGTCTGGCGTTCGGCAGCCAGGAcatcatgttgctgctggaacTTGGAGCACTTGGCCTCCAAATCGCTGATCGTCCGTTTCAGCTCGATCTCGTAGTTCTCCTTCAAGTGCATTTCGTCTGGGaaagatttaaatattaaaaacaagagagaaagctatagtcgggttggtgtcccgactatcagatactcagctagagggagtgcgagggagatagagatataaaactttaatcgggcataactttttaacgaatggtccgatttgaaacatttcttttacatttcgataggtgtaaatatacacaacaaaattgcatttatacttctccgaaatctttaaaaatgtgggcggcaggcacattttaaaaccgtttgtgggcgttagagggggcgtggcgctcggctgaaataaacttgagctgcgtaggaagcccacgAATATgagtgggtaatcccaactttctagcttttctAGTTTCCGTgatcttagcgttcatacagactgacagacaaactcttttactctacgactAACGGGTATATATAAAATAGAGCATTCATTTTCGAAACCCTACTCTGCAGCGCATCCAACTTGTCTATCCAGTGCTGAATCTCGTCCAGCTTCTTGGTCTTCTCCTTCTTCAGCTTGTTGGCATCCTCGTTGAGTTTCTTCAGCTTGGTGTCCATGGTGCTGATGGTGTCCTTAAGGGCACGCACTTCGTGCTGCGCCTCCTGGTGGAGTGCGCTGCTCTGCTCGAGCTGTTGGTGCTCCGCCTGCAGTTCCCGCCGCAGGGAGTCCCGCTCCTTGGTCAGATTCTCGTTGTTCTTCTCGAAATGGTGGACCACACGGCGCATGGACTCCAGTTCCTTGTCCTGAGTGCCCAGCTGGGTTCTGTAAATGTTTAGTTTATAGTACAATAAATCTTATTAAATACAATCCCTTACTTTAGCCTTATGTTCTGGGTTTCCACCTCTCTTTTAGACTCATCTAGACCCGCATATTTCCGAGCAATCGTCTCCTGGgacttggccaactttccattATCCTGGCGCACCTTAATCAGCTCATCCTCGCGCACCTTTAGCAGATTGATCCTTTGGTTCAGTGCCCTCTTATTCTTGTCCCTCTCCTGCACTGTGTACTCCAGATCCACAGTGATCTTGGCCAGCTTATTGTTGGTGGCATTGTGCTGGGTATTTAGATGCTCTAGGTTTGTTTTCAGGGACAGAATCTGCAGGTTCTGGCGCACTTTCACCTTGGTCAAGTGCTCGTTGGCGGACTTCATCTGGGATATTTGCTCCTGGTATCGCGACTCGTCGCTCTTCATGGTTGATAGTTCCTTGGAAAGGGCATCGCTTTTACGTTTCAGGTTGCAGGCATCGCTGGAGGtttccttaaaatatttataaatcaattaGATTCGAAGAGGGgctaaaataatataactaaCATCTAGAAGCTTTAGCAACTCCTTGTTCTTGGCCTCCAATCCTTCAATGGTGCTGTCCAATTCCGTGGCATAGGTGCGTTGCAATTGCAATCTTTTGTTGAGATCGGCAATCTCGGCATTGAGACGTTCCCGCTCCTTTCCATCATCACGCTTGCTCATGGCCAGCCGTTTCTCATTGAGATGGGCCACCATCTGCTCCGATTCGTCCAGTTTTTCTCGGAGGCTTAGGACCTCATCCTGGGCGGATTGCTCGCGGATTTGGGCAGCATCCTTTTGCTTCCAAGCTCCCTCTGGAAAGGTAATTTACCATTTAAACCagtttatataattaattgttttgtttttagtcaCCTATGACTCCTCGGAGCTCCTCAATGGTGGCCATGTCCATTTTGGTCACTCGAGCCGCATTCTCCAAACGCGCTTCGAGGCTTTCAATCTCCTTTCGCAGTTCCTGCGATCGTTCCTTCTCTATACGCAAATCGCTTTTGTAGCGACTGCCACAAATGAGCAGCCTCTGGACATTATCCGCATTATTGGGAGTATCCTTTTGCCGCAGAGCTTTGGTGgcctgtaaataaaaatattaattaatattgtaAGGATGAAAGATTTGTTAACACAATACCTCGGGTATTTTCTCGCATAGCTCCTTGTAGAAATCATCATCAAAATCATCTGGCACCAGTGGCTCATCTTCTGATCCCGAAGCCTTCGACAtccttgagttttactttctCCTAAAACTTATTGAACAAACTCAAAGCCTTAACCTTGTCCTGGCAACAAGTTGCCATACCGGCACAAGCTGCCAGGGGCAACACAAAAAAGGTTTTGTTTACTGGATTTTATTAAGGTATAGTATGTATAAAAAGCGTCCTTGTGCTCTTAGTCGCTATGGAAACAAAGTACATGCCATTGCATTTTCACGTGAAGTCATTTATAGCTAGTGGATTTAAATATTCCCTATGGCTTTTGAGTTAACTTTGGAATCTTGGAGTAATTACTACACTACATTTTACTAAAAACAAGCAGCTGACGCAGACATTCTAGTTACtttgagcttaaaattaaactattaatCTTTAGAGAGACTTTTAAACATCACAATAGCTTCCACTATGGCCACTCATCCTCGAAGGGCGAATCGTTTACGGTGTGAAAACTGAGACCAGTGCCCTCGGGTTTGTGCCAGGAGGGCAGTAGAACGGTTCGCCAGAAGGATCTACCTCGCACCAGACCCAAAAACAGTTTCCAGTTCTTTTTGGTGCCAAAGTTATAGGGATTGATGTAGATGCGTTGCTGCTGCAGTAGCCGTTTTCTCTCCGCTTCGTTGATGTGGGCCTCCACACTCGTCTCTCCGCGAGTGATAAGCTTGGCGTGCCAGATGGAGAGGCTACCAAGAGCCAAGACCACGGACACATTTGTGAAGGCCATGAACCACAGGGCTCGTCGTCGACCAGGCGACGGTGCATCCGTATCCACGAGGGGCGTGGGAAGATTGTGTATTGCAGGCGGCACCATGAACTCATCGTACTCATGGGGATGGGTCTGAAAAATTAtctttattaatatatgtgcTGGATAATCATGGAATAACTGAGTTACCACAGGAATGATGTGCCCGCTGAGGTTAAACTTGACTGGCTGCCCCTCCAGCGGCTCAATCTCCGTCCAGGTTTCGCCATTATCGAGCCACAGGTATTTGTGGCCAATCTCCAGACCAAACAGAATGAGAAACAGGCAGCCCAGAGTGGTGTACATCATGTAGAGGAAGAAGTAACGATGATTGCCATAACCCACGCAGTTGTTGAGCCAAGCTATAGATAAATTTACATATGTTTattagaaaaaaactttatagagTTCTAATACTCACGGCAGTGGTGATCCATCTTGAGGATGCAGCGATTGCAGACGGAACAGTGATGAGTCCTTGGTGGTTTGGGGGCTATGCACTTGCCGCACATACTGACCGCTTCCACCAGAGAAACGCCTTCCGGCGGATGACCTGCCGGCGTGATCACAGCCATAATGTAGTGGAAAACCACATTGAGCAGCAGCCAATTGCCCACGACGAGCAGAATATAGGTGGCCAACTGACTTTTGGCCCACCAAAAGGGCAAACCAATCCAGTAGGCAATACTAACGACTGAAGTGGTCAAGGCAGCCACTCCAACCACAAAGAACTGAAAGGgagaatatatgtatgtattaattaatgagtaaataaatattaaaagtaaatttcaaaaataaaatgataaaaaaattaaatttaaaaataagaaaaattaaataaattaaaaattttacaatatatcataataaataaaaaaaattgtacaataTTGGATaacaataatttgaaaaaaaataggttTCTCTACGTctaaaaaacttgttttatgtaGCATAGTGTTACCGGTctaaaacaatataaaatcaaaataatttaaaaaaaaattgtacgaTATTGGATCATAATAACTTGAGAAAAAGTAGGTTTCCCTACGACTAAAAAACAAGTTTTATGTAGCATAGTGTTACCGGTCCCAGGCAGTGAGTGTAGTTGTCCACGAACCAAAAGATGGGGGTCAAACAGACATCGGAGGCGTAGGAGGAGTTCATATGGGCATTAAAGGTCAATGAGTGCCAGCAGTGTTTCATATAAGACCAACGTAGCCGGCAAAAAGCGCTGTTAAATTgagtaaataataaacaaaaccaTTGCAAATTAGTGTTCCAATTGGAAAGTGGGTGTTTACAAGCTTACAGCGACTCCTGAGTGGAGTGACCTCTCCAAGTGATGCGCGCCATTCTTGacccttttttatatattctctatttttattacagcATTTTTGCCgttaaataaactttatttttattttggcgagcaaaaaaattggcaaatttttaatgtgaCCGTTGAGAAAATCCCTCGATCAGCTGTTGCCTATCGATGCGAGGCCACTATCGATTACCCGACTATCGATTGACCCGTGAACCAacgtttgttttcattttccgGTGAAATTgctgaaaaattgtattttcgcCATGCGTTCACGCAGCAGGAGCCGCAGCCGGCAGAGGGAGCGCCGCAGATCCGTCTCCGGACACCGTTCCCGCTCGGAGAGGCGGAATAACCACAAGGCGCAGCCCAGAAGATCCGACTCCCGGGAGAGGGAAAGAGACCGGGAGAGGGAGCTGCACAGGGAAAGGACTTCAAATCGCAATTCGCGTCGCTCCAGGGAAAAGGAACGCCGCCGCCGGAGCCGCTCCTCATCCTCCAGCAGCtccgccagcagcagcggaagctccagctcctccagGAGCCCCGTCAGAAGCCACAAATCCCGCCCAAAATCCGTGGAACGCTGGCCCAACGATCGATTCCACGAAAACAACGACAGGCGACAGAATCCCTTCCGTGGAAGGGCGCCCGAGGGCAGCTTCATCAATGACCCAGCGGAGCCCTCGTCAAGATCACAGCACAGAGGCAGAGGAGGAGCCTCCCAAGGCGATTCCAAGGCGGTAAATGCCCGCCGGAACCAGAGAGTTCGCATTGGCGAAGAGGGCGTCCCTGATGTCTGGGGCAAGAGCCCATCCCGGCCAGAAAGCGACGACGTGGAGCTGGTGAAGGGCTCCTACGTGGGAcccaagaagaaaaagaaaaagggcaAGAGCAAACACAAGAAAGCCGACAAGAAATCCAAGAAAAAGTCCAAGAAatcgaagaagaaaaagagcAAAAAGGATTCGAGCTCCTCGGAGGactcctcctccagctcctccagcaGCGAGGACAGCTCCGATGACTCCAGCAGCTCCAGTTCCAGCTCCGAAAGCGAAGACGAGTCCGAGGACGAAGATGTTTGGCTGGAAAAGACTGCCGAGGGTGTCAAGAAACCCAAAAAGAAGAAGTCATCGGTCagcaaaaaggacaaaaagtccaagaagaagaaaaagaagcgGAAATCAGAGGCTGAAAAGTCCAAGAACAGCTCCTCCTCCAGTGGCAGCAGGTCAAAAGCCAAGGATAGCGCCTCCCACAACGACGAGGATGTGGGTCCTTCGCTGCGTTCGGGTGGCAGCCTGAATCAAAAGGATTTCGGCAAGGCCCTGCTGCCGGGAGAAGGTGCCGCCATGGCGGCCTACATCGCCGAGGGCAAGCGCATTCCTCGCCGCGGTGAGATCGGCCTAACCTCCGACGAAATCGCCAACTTTGAGTCCGTTGGCTACGTGATGAGCGGCAGCCGGCATCGTCGCATGGAGGCGGTGCGTATCCGCAAGGAGAACCAGCTGTACTCCGCCGACGAGAAGCGGGCGCTGGCCATGTTCAGCAAGGAGGAGCGGCAGAAGCGCGAGAACAAGATCCTGTCGCAGTTCAAGGACATGATCCACTCCAAGCTGCAGGCCAAGGACAAGAAGTAGGCGAGCcatcattttatatttagaaCTGTATTTGTTGGATATGGAAGGGAAGGCCCATATGCATCTTCAGACCCAACGAAttacttaaattttataaatatagaaCATTAAAGGCATGATacacaaaagaaaattgtaaattacgGACAAGACTTTATAaatcttaataaaaatgtttatgtaGACTAAAACATAAGATTGGTTAAAGTTAAAGTACACTTTAAACCATAAATTCCCATACGTTCTCAAGGTTTTATcgctactttaaatttaacatgcggaAGAGAAAACGACCCTTAAAATAAGAGCATCGAAAATAGACACCCTGTTTCCAACAAAAAAGTGCCCCCGTTAGATGTGGCATTTTACAGCAAGCCTGGAATGGTCATACTTTTAAGATGCTCGAAAAGAAAACGTGGGGTTGAAAACCTTTGACAAGCTGTGCCAATTCCACAATTAAACCGCAAAGTTTGCATAATTCGGCGGTTACCTCGATGTCTGCACTTATCTACCAGACCCATTAACCGAATTCCGCGCGACAGAGTGTGAATTTTCGTTCAAATCGCTAGTTTTATGTGCGAAAAGGCTCATCTTCAGGGGGGTGGTGAAGGTGCGAGCGAGACGGCAGCAGGCGAAGGCCGgagcaaaacaaaagtgaCGATAACCGGCGgccaagaagaagaggaagagcaGGAGCAGATAAGCCGAATACAATTGTAGGGAAAAAACACATTAataaacatacacacacgaaGGCACACCCACCAACACACACTCGCGCCTCGTTTAATCAATTAACGGGACAACGGCCAAAGAAACCGTTACAGTTCGTTTTCGACCATCGCGTGCGAAGATTGTGTCACATAGCCAGCGggagaataataataatagtaatagcTCCTGGATATATAGCCACCATGCCCGCCGTCGATGAGCTGCAGTCGCCGTCCAGCGAAATGGTCCTACTGACCCCCAGTTCCGGAAATCCCCCCTCCAGCATAGGCCAAACGGCGGCAAGTCCCACCGAGAAACCCGCTCAAAATCGCGAGGGATCCGCCGAATCGGACAGCAGCAGGGTTGTGATCAAGAAACAGCTGGGCCTCCTGGAAGGTGTGGCCATTATCCTGGGCATTATCTTTGGATCCGGTATTTTTGTATCCCCGAAAGGCGTCATTCGGGAAGTGGAATCGGTGGGCGCTTCGTTGGTCATCTGGGTTCTCTGCGGATTGCTGTCCATGATAGGCGCCCTGTGCTATGCGGAACTGGGCACCGCCATACCCAAATCTGGCGGGGATTACGCCTATATCTTCGAGGCCTACGGATCGCTGCCGGCGTTTCTGTATCTCTGGGATGCCATGATGATATTCGTGTGAGTCTTACTggtcatttttgtttaaaaaactttgtaTATGTTATCGCTAAAGTTTCCTTATCTATAGTTCCTTCGAAAGCATAAACATGGCATCAAATTAGTTGCTTTAATCGATTTCGAATTACAAATAAACCTCACAAAAAAACTGATAGCAATAGAACATCATTTAGAGGTCATTCCGATtttcaatttacattttcagcGAATTAAAAAGTGTTATTCTATATTTCATTAacaattactttaaaattttgtgttttttttaaagaactaaCTAAAATACTACTAACCATAATTTTAGACTCAGACAGGGTCAAGTTCAAAAACTTTCCTagattaaaaaacataaaatattggTTTGGCTGCAGCCGGTTTTTCAAGGTTAAGCCTTAGGTTGTATATTATATAGAAAGTGAAACGAGCCTTATCGAATAATCTAGACtccataaatgtatttattgggGCAGTTCTGCATTGAGCGTTTTATTGACAcctatttttgccatttttggaTCGGCGATAAGCGTGAATATCTGCTTTTCCACTTTTGCATGCGGAGATAATCAGCAGGGAATATGTCTGAATGCAGTCTGCGTAAATTTTCCACTGATTACTTCCACTCTTATCTCTTGCAGACCCACGACCAATGCCATTATGGGCCTGACCTTTGCCTCCTATGTGCTGGAACCCTTTTTCGGCGGAGCCTGCCACATTCCCAAGATTGCCCTCCAACTGCTGGCGGGGATTACCATCTGCTTCCTCACCTACCTGAATTCGTACTACATGAAGGTGACCACCAAGATGCAGAACATCATCATGTTCACCAAGATCGCCGCCCTGGTCATGATCATCATTGTGGGCCTGGTCTGGATGCTAATGGGCAATGTGGAGAACTTCACCAGGCCATTCGATGACACAGAGA
This portion of the Drosophila takahashii strain IR98-3 E-12201 chromosome 3R, DtakHiC1v2, whole genome shotgun sequence genome encodes:
- the LOC108064563 gene encoding palmitoyltransferase ZDHHC16, giving the protein MARITWRGHSTQESLAFCRLRWSYMKHCWHSLTFNAHMNSSYASDVCLTPIFWFVDNYTHCLGPFFVVGVAALTTSVVSIAYWIGLPFWWAKSQLATYILLVVGNWLLLNVVFHYIMAVITPAGHPPEGVSLVEAVSMCGKCIAPKPPRTHHCSVCNRCILKMDHHCPWLNNCVGYGNHRYFFLYMMYTTLGCLFLILFGLEIGHKYLWLDNGETWTEIEPLEGQPVKFNLSGHIIPVTHPHEYDEFMVPPAIHNLPTPLVDTDAPSPGRRRALWFMAFTNVSVVLALGSLSIWHAKLITRGETSVEAHINEAERKRLLQQQRIYINPYNFGTKKNWKLFLGLVRGRSFWRTVLLPSWHKPEGTGLSFHTVNDSPFEDEWP
- the LOC108064305 gene encoding cilia- and flagella-associated protein 58; this translates as MKSSKIHKIASVHSKSVSVLNFEERFRDSIDPAQINLVTDLDDMFFANSNQLVQSLSSRNPFLAAKFKLYADILSRLHGHYLNEVEQNKALQLKMKTADEKLNLALRTTATSEAMMEHLRESLEESWRNQDATKSREETMQMQLMALVQADPSTTSRVMHDQMPTTIKETHLQRLVFKERDRLALELKDYQKRLQTNRLYSESLEGMIESSREMVSKLSSRVKQIESENYRLEHKITVETDKYEERLMQVNKELACVVQQNMEFQVAEKTLQELMTANEALKQRNERLQRENFNFAKSFRLQEEEKLKLQQNLKMVEGFNDAQRRDYADLDLSRRAAEREVKKKADDSMILERRFHQLSKKNAELNDQAVVHRNEIKVLEKKILMTSAKLDEVIRQKEEMGRYRDKLRIEITRLNDTVAGVRHEIAIVRHQMQDLQNDLHRANKQLDEKDLQVQKIAREKREQSLELNDAYKKIDGIEESLAQKTERLESLQVELQQKQLDFINVKKQMENIHSEKVMLMKTMDMCSRDRSTLQNNATKLTHQINQMTSALALNEKEISSLGNQIEQLHRTVKQKQNEIHAKGRLLAGTRSDLREMKIRVEQAQHTIDTDEKRFKQMACALDEVTKEKSLVGLQMVRRNDEVHLLREKLDMMQKVIDRGTMQYNQRLEDIRLLKVEVVNLRSSHECMQREVGNKAAMRHDVIRLERQLNRERLKVSAYSEELSRPCRIHRWRVLLGKDPRHFELIRKNQHLLKRNIRLSVERENKAKELKELLRVHEEFKRQIRNLPDPSVRQKLCVQQRINRRQIRQLKAMKAELRINDIDLKARENLIEGFQKQLRLQHQKNQESFIGRRDFKIYIPKTIDDKCMDNVFDFTSTCEDKANPNECLP
- the LOC108064398 gene encoding cilia- and flagella-associated protein 58; protein product: MSKASGSEDEPLVPDDFDDDFYKELCEKIPEATKALRQKDTPNNADNVQRLLICGSRYKSDLRIEKERSQELRKEIESLEARLENAARVTKMDMATIEELRGVIEGAWKQKDAAQIREQSAQDEVLSLREKLDESEQMVAHLNEKRLAMSKRDDGKERERLNAEIADLNKRLQLQRTYATELDSTIEGLEAKNKELLKLLDETSSDACNLKRKSDALSKELSTMKSDESRYQEQISQMKSANEHLTKVKVRQNLQILSLKTNLEHLNTQHNATNNKLAKITVDLEYTVQERDKNKRALNQRINLLKVREDELIKVRQDNGKLAKSQETIARKYAGLDESKREVETQNIRLKTQLGTQDKELESMRRVVHHFEKNNENLTKERDSLRRELQAEHQQLEQSSALHQEAQHEVRALKDTISTMDTKLKKLNEDANKLKKEKTKKLDEIQHWIDKLDALQNEMHLKENYEIELKRTISDLEAKCSKFQQQHDVLAAERQTLQRSVQLADEERQKLRDQLVNLQALVEKLKAKIGYRDAELSKLQLQIDRMEKERRLLRNDIRHAQLGQQHTKAELLDKRKENDRHAKSLQEDEQKLARLRKDVDNLMNEKNAISAALTKRNEEYERLKHSQENLQTVYDQTQRQCSQCQDDMRLMGVEIKNLRTERDVLRADRESAADLRQELLQMHRMLNQERIKARALQDEMVTPMNVHRWRLLSGKDPEKMDLLGRISILRRQLFQQNVAALEQERALNEAQQLYAALREFMLKLPSHKVRAELNSVKANLSAKDRKLKVLKAELSAREAEEKSEKEKLEEMRLNLAMTKTQLLEEKKHKQKLLEERQLLEQMHCYSAPAQLPRTLGAGFKMVSSLL
- the LOC108064476 gene encoding NKAP family protein CG6066 → MRSRSRSRSRQRERRRSVSGHRSRSERRNNHKAQPRRSDSRERERDRERELHRERTSNRNSRRSREKERRRRSRSSSSSSSASSSGSSSSSRSPVRSHKSRPKSVERWPNDRFHENNDRRQNPFRGRAPEGSFINDPAEPSSRSQHRGRGGASQGDSKAVNARRNQRVRIGEEGVPDVWGKSPSRPESDDVELVKGSYVGPKKKKKKGKSKHKKADKKSKKKSKKSKKKKSKKDSSSSEDSSSSSSSSEDSSDDSSSSSSSSESEDESEDEDVWLEKTAEGVKKPKKKKSSVSKKDKKSKKKKKKRKSEAEKSKNSSSSSGSRSKAKDSASHNDEDVGPSLRSGGSLNQKDFGKALLPGEGAAMAAYIAEGKRIPRRGEIGLTSDEIANFESVGYVMSGSRHRRMEAVRIRKENQLYSADEKRALAMFSKEERQKRENKILSQFKDMIHSKLQAKDKK